The following are from one region of the Chloracidobacterium sp. genome:
- a CDS encoding glycosyltransferase family 39 protein produces MFTFFAMILQSLLFFLDKPDELMAIPLILILGGAGAFYLTRNTRDPDTDFQVNIFLWAFSARLWMGMMLYGWGLSNVFGDEDSSGYPIGWSFAKNWYENGFDGFVNNLGQVFFERQNVGQGLIWAIPTFIAGGESRMIVSAVNSFSGAALVIVIFRIAKRVFDSPTARIAAVLVTFWASNILLSASTAKEMLVIFCEWAILYLLIRNPNGLSIKDGLASIPAFLAVFTMRFYALYLLAAAAVFRFLVASPKNLFRNVVFGSVLVASIMIFLGAGGAISRDFERIERLNSQVDSWREGVSQTTGSGIEVYSEYESTSVAIPVATVYFFLAPFPWEAFSGTARNAFGAAENLFIIAILIVGFPAIRIFFGDKFVDMAPIFAFCALYAGMQIWGLSNVGLAWRHKQTVMPLFFMLVAVAITQRKAGWQMITGRINRNRRGLNVIRAN; encoded by the coding sequence ATGTTCACTTTCTTTGCAATGATCTTGCAGAGCCTGTTGTTCTTCCTGGATAAGCCCGACGAATTGATGGCGATTCCCTTGATCCTGATACTCGGTGGGGCGGGCGCGTTCTACCTCACACGCAACACGAGGGACCCTGATACCGATTTTCAGGTGAATATCTTCTTGTGGGCTTTTTCAGCTCGTTTGTGGATGGGGATGATGCTTTACGGATGGGGGCTCAGCAATGTTTTCGGAGACGAAGATTCTTCAGGGTACCCAATTGGCTGGTCGTTCGCGAAGAATTGGTATGAGAACGGCTTTGACGGATTTGTAAACAATCTCGGTCAGGTCTTTTTTGAAAGGCAGAACGTTGGCCAAGGGCTGATCTGGGCGATTCCGACCTTTATTGCAGGCGGCGAGAGCCGAATGATCGTTTCCGCCGTGAACAGTTTTTCCGGTGCAGCTTTGGTCATAGTTATTTTCAGAATTGCGAAACGAGTCTTCGATTCGCCGACCGCTAGAATTGCCGCTGTTCTGGTCACGTTTTGGGCGTCTAATATCCTTCTTTCCGCGAGCACCGCGAAAGAGATGCTCGTGATCTTCTGTGAATGGGCGATTCTATACCTTCTGATCCGAAATCCGAATGGGCTGAGCATCAAAGACGGGCTGGCATCGATACCCGCTTTCCTGGCGGTCTTTACGATGCGTTTTTATGCCCTCTATTTGCTAGCAGCTGCGGCCGTGTTCAGGTTTCTCGTTGCCAGCCCCAAGAATCTTTTTCGGAATGTTGTGTTTGGTTCGGTTCTGGTCGCTTCCATAATGATCTTTCTGGGTGCCGGCGGTGCTATTTCCCGCGACTTTGAGCGAATCGAGAGGTTGAATTCTCAGGTCGATTCGTGGCGAGAGGGCGTCTCTCAAACTACTGGTTCGGGCATTGAAGTCTATTCAGAATATGAGTCAACTTCGGTTGCGATCCCGGTCGCAACTGTCTATTTCTTTCTTGCACCGTTTCCCTGGGAGGCATTCAGCGGCACCGCGCGTAATGCGTTCGGGGCGGCAGAGAATCTCTTTATAATCGCGATTCTGATCGTCGGCTTTCCGGCCATACGGATCTTTTTCGGCGATAAGTTCGTTGACATGGCGCCGATCTTTGCGTTTTGCGCTCTGTATGCCGGAATGCAAATCTGGGGACTCTCGAACGTTGGTTTGGCTTGGCGGCATAAGCAAACCGTTATGCCGCTATTCTTCATGCTGGTCGCAGTCGCAATAACCCAGCGCAAGGCCGGTTGGCAAATGATAACAGGTCGCATCAACCGCAACAGACGCGGACTGAATGTGATAAGGGCAAACTGA
- the asnB gene encoding asparagine synthase (glutamine-hydrolyzing) translates to MCGIVGIVNNGDRKASREVLERMNRAILHRGPDDDGFYVNKNVGLAMRRLSIIDLASGKQPIRNADNTKWIVFNGEIYNYQELRKDLEKRGHRFYTNSDTEAIVHLYDEYGVDCLQHLRGMFAMAIWDETEQDLFLARDRVGKKPLLYSLQQNGDLIFGSEFNAVLQHPDISREVDNEAIDSYLSYLCVPAPMTAFKAIRKLEPGHWMKWKSGQIAMERYWLPDFSKKIKITEEEAIDETTRILRESTKLRMISEVPLGAFLSGGVDSSTVVALMAQESSGPVKTFSIGFEEQDFSELKYAKRVAEHVGAEYNEFIVRPNALEILPTLVEHYGEPYADSSAIPTYYVAKETRKHVTVALNGDGGDESFAGYERYAAMKAASTFQKIPAVVRMMFVENPLRIMPALGPGNRPIERWINFLRASALSKEERYFKWVSTFDHNAKATMYTDEFRASLLGKQAFSTIGKWFSSENGIGSLDSLLRIDQLTYLPNDLLTKVDIASMANSLEARSPFLDHKLIEFAASIPESIKMNRFETKSLLKKVAVRLVPKDVVYRKKMGFGVPIGKWFRSEMKNLVCDALLSSRSMRRGLVRPDVVTQYVKEHIDGKADHSFRIWTLLMLELWFQRFID, encoded by the coding sequence GTGTGCGGAATCGTCGGAATCGTAAATAACGGAGACCGCAAGGCAAGCCGCGAGGTCCTCGAAAGAATGAACCGGGCGATCCTGCATCGCGGGCCGGACGACGACGGTTTTTATGTGAACAAAAATGTCGGCCTTGCGATGCGAAGATTATCGATAATCGACCTCGCGAGCGGCAAGCAGCCGATCCGTAATGCCGATAATACAAAATGGATAGTATTTAACGGCGAGATCTATAACTATCAAGAGCTACGGAAAGACCTGGAGAAACGCGGACACCGATTCTATACGAATTCGGACACCGAAGCGATCGTTCATCTTTATGACGAATACGGTGTTGACTGTTTACAGCATCTCCGGGGAATGTTCGCCATGGCTATCTGGGACGAAACCGAGCAGGACTTGTTCCTTGCACGCGATCGCGTCGGCAAAAAACCACTGCTGTATTCGCTTCAGCAAAATGGCGATCTGATATTCGGATCAGAATTCAATGCCGTCCTGCAGCACCCCGATATTTCACGCGAAGTGGATAACGAGGCGATCGATTCCTATTTGTCTTATCTCTGTGTCCCCGCACCGATGACCGCCTTTAAGGCGATACGCAAACTTGAACCGGGCCATTGGATGAAATGGAAAAGCGGGCAGATCGCAATGGAGCGCTATTGGCTCCCGGATTTTTCAAAGAAGATCAAGATAACGGAAGAAGAAGCGATCGACGAAACGACGCGGATACTACGCGAATCGACGAAGCTGCGGATGATCTCGGAAGTTCCGCTTGGTGCGTTCCTTTCCGGCGGGGTTGATTCGTCAACAGTTGTCGCCTTGATGGCTCAGGAAAGCTCGGGTCCTGTAAAGACATTTTCGATCGGATTCGAAGAACAGGATTTCAGCGAACTCAAATATGCGAAACGCGTCGCCGAGCATGTCGGGGCTGAGTATAATGAGTTTATCGTTCGGCCAAATGCGTTAGAGATACTGCCGACTTTGGTCGAGCATTACGGTGAACCGTATGCCGATTCGTCCGCGATACCGACATACTACGTCGCAAAGGAAACCCGAAAACACGTCACAGTTGCGTTAAACGGTGACGGAGGCGACGAGAGCTTTGCGGGCTACGAACGGTATGCAGCAATGAAGGCCGCCTCCACCTTCCAAAAGATCCCGGCCGTGGTCCGCATGATGTTCGTGGAGAATCCCCTTAGAATCATGCCGGCACTGGGACCCGGAAATCGGCCGATAGAACGGTGGATAAACTTTCTCAGAGCTTCGGCATTATCGAAAGAGGAGCGATACTTCAAATGGGTCTCTACGTTTGATCACAACGCAAAAGCAACGATGTATACCGATGAATTTCGAGCTTCCCTTCTCGGAAAGCAGGCATTTTCTACGATCGGGAAATGGTTCTCTAGCGAGAATGGGATCGGTTCGCTCGATTCACTTCTTCGGATCGACCAGCTGACTTATTTGCCCAATGATCTTCTAACGAAAGTTGATATCGCGTCGATGGCGAACTCATTAGAGGCCCGTTCACCGTTTCTTGATCACAAACTTATTGAATTCGCGGCCTCGATCCCGGAGTCAATAAAGATGAACCGGTTCGAAACGAAATCGTTGTTAAAAAAGGTAGCGGTTCGGCTCGTTCCAAAGGATGTTGTTTATCGGAAAAAGATGGGTTTCGGCGTGCCCATCGGAAAGTGGTTTCGAAGCGAAATGAAGAACCTCGTTTGCGATGCCCTTTTGTCAAGTCGGTCAATGCGACGGGGCCTGGTACGGCCGGACGTTGTGACGCAATACGTCAAAGAACATATTGACGGCAAGGCTGATCATTCGTTCCGCATTTGGACGCTCCTTATGCTTGAACTCTGGTTCCAGCGATTCATAGATTAG
- a CDS encoding class I SAM-dependent methyltransferase, giving the protein MKTTRAEVEGYFNRIAKSYSRKYSRDDTFLYYFFNERLAEATRGVDLGDKRVLDIGAGTGNLYDHLRTLNSTCDYYAVDIAADMLENSNIPADRQFVGEVGRIELPHNEFDLMFLLGVTTYFGDERLEEMLDWMSNNLSCGGSAIITFTNRSSLDWKSRRIFRFFGKRLLPKRFVLAQDFVVFPRSVDQVRAIIGSRFDVVDLRWLNHTVFPLNQLFKGLSVMLARKIHEIGAGRRLMGAISSDFLLVLRKSDQ; this is encoded by the coding sequence ATGAAAACCACACGAGCCGAAGTCGAGGGGTACTTCAATCGGATTGCCAAGAGCTATTCTAGGAAATACTCGCGCGATGACACGTTTCTTTATTACTTCTTTAACGAGCGACTTGCCGAAGCGACTCGCGGAGTAGATCTCGGTGACAAAAGGGTACTCGATATTGGTGCAGGAACCGGGAATCTCTATGACCATTTAAGGACGCTCAACTCTACTTGTGACTATTATGCTGTTGACATTGCCGCCGATATGCTTGAAAACAGCAATATTCCTGCTGACCGGCAATTTGTTGGCGAAGTAGGGCGAATCGAATTACCGCATAACGAGTTCGATCTGATGTTTTTATTGGGTGTTACGACATATTTCGGGGATGAGCGACTCGAAGAAATGCTCGATTGGATGAGCAACAACCTCTCTTGCGGTGGATCTGCGATCATTACTTTCACTAACAGGAGTTCGCTTGACTGGAAATCGCGAAGGATTTTTAGGTTTTTCGGAAAGCGACTTTTGCCCAAGCGGTTTGTTCTTGCCCAGGATTTCGTCGTATTTCCGCGAAGCGTCGATCAAGTCCGGGCGATCATCGGATCTAGATTCGACGTAGTGGATTTAAGATGGTTAAACCACACGGTGTTTCCGCTGAATCAGCTTTTTAAGGGGCTGTCGGTTATGTTGGCTCGTAAGATACACGAAATCGGAGCTGGCCGCAGACTTATGGGGGCAATAAGCTCTGATTTTCTTTTGGTACTCCGCAAGAGCGATCAATGA
- a CDS encoding NTP transferase domain-containing protein: MKGVILAGGLGSRLFPLTKITNKHLLPVYDQPMIYYPLRTLINAGIDDIMIVTGGNSAGDFLKLLGNGKDFGLKHLNYTYQEGEGGIADALSLVEHFADDEPICVVLGDNIIEKNILNAANAYRTQGNGAKILLKEVHDPQRFGVPELDGDRVLKIEEKPTEPKSSYAVIGVYFYDNTVFDVIKTLEPSDRGELEITDVNNHYIARGEMTWNELDGWWTDAGTFESLLRASNMVADTGANNV, encoded by the coding sequence ATGAAAGGTGTGATACTGGCGGGTGGGCTTGGTTCTAGGCTTTTTCCGCTTACAAAAATTACGAACAAGCATCTGCTGCCGGTCTACGATCAGCCGATGATATATTATCCGCTCCGGACGCTCATAAATGCCGGCATCGACGACATAATGATCGTGACCGGCGGAAACTCGGCCGGCGATTTTCTGAAGCTGCTCGGAAACGGCAAAGACTTTGGCCTAAAGCACCTGAACTACACCTATCAGGAAGGTGAGGGAGGTATTGCCGATGCCCTTTCGTTGGTCGAACATTTTGCCGATGACGAACCGATCTGCGTTGTTCTTGGGGACAACATCATTGAAAAGAACATCTTGAATGCAGCGAACGCATATCGAACCCAGGGGAACGGCGCGAAGATCCTGCTCAAAGAGGTACATGATCCACAGCGGTTCGGGGTACCAGAACTCGACGGCGATCGCGTCCTGAAGATCGAGGAAAAGCCCACTGAGCCAAAGTCGAGTTATGCGGTGATAGGCGTTTACTTTTATGACAACACGGTCTTTGACGTGATCAAGACGCTCGAACCCTCTGACCGCGGCGAACTTGAGATCACAGATGTTAATAATCACTACATCGCGCGCGGCGAAATGACGTGGAACGAGCTTGACGGTTGGTGGACCGATGCGGGCACGTTCGAGAGTTTGCTTCGTGCATCGAACATGGTCGCCGATACCGGTGCGAACAACGTTTAG
- a CDS encoding dTDP-4-dehydrorhamnose 3,5-epimerase family protein, producing MSNSAKRVSEFVVGEIKGVVVYPLKRYFDERGWLAELFRHDELAEEFYPVMSYISFTKPGIQRGPHEHVGQADLFCFIGPSTFRMRMWDNRPDSPTFNHMMSFEAGFEDPLAVVVPKGVVHGYKNIGNVDGMVINCPNRLYMGHGKKEPIDEIRHEDDPETIFRMD from the coding sequence ATGTCCAATTCAGCGAAAAGAGTTTCAGAGTTTGTCGTTGGCGAGATAAAAGGTGTCGTCGTCTATCCGCTGAAGAGATATTTCGACGAGCGAGGATGGTTGGCCGAGCTGTTTCGACATGACGAATTAGCCGAAGAGTTCTATCCCGTAATGTCCTATATTTCATTCACGAAGCCTGGCATTCAACGCGGTCCTCATGAACACGTCGGCCAGGCAGACCTTTTTTGTTTCATAGGTCCATCGACCTTTAGGATGCGGATGTGGGATAACCGCCCCGATTCACCTACCTTCAATCATATGATGTCGTTCGAGGCCGGCTTCGAGGATCCGCTGGCGGTCGTGGTCCCGAAAGGCGTCGTCCACGGATATAAGAACATCGGGAATGTGGACGGCATGGTGATAAACTGCCCGAATCGGCTCTATATGGGCCACGGGAAGAAAGAGCCGATCGATGAGATCCGGCATGAAGACGACCCGGAAACGATCTTCCGGATGGATTGA
- a CDS encoding glycosyltransferase gives MIIGAGGYPHLIYEASSDQYPRDTISRTSHPSSMKVLRIIARLNVGGPARHVVWLTEGLNEHGYRSTLVAGTVPDGEEDMSYLAADHGLEPIYIKEMSRELSLLDVVSLWKIYRLVQNLNPDIVHTHTAKAGTIGRLAAFAYRWLTPGTLIGRPRRLVIVHTFHGHVFHSYYGRLKTNFFLTVERILARTATDKIVVITEQQFEEISSKFRVGDPNQFRVIRLGIDLAPFKAIRERNDTIRSSIGASENDLVVAFVGRLTEIKDLSLLLKAVAGYRKANDKALPNIRLIVCGDGHLRRSLETEALQLGIADGVSFVGNRRDTASIYGASDIVALSSLNEGTPLSLIEAMAAGRPVISTSVGGVVDLLGTKNESLESFDVCERGIGVAAGAVDGFINGLIYLAKDERLRKSLGEAGRSFVVQNYSKERLISDVDRLYRELTAEASEL, from the coding sequence TTGATCATCGGTGCGGGCGGCTATCCGCACCTCATATATGAAGCGTCAAGCGATCAATACCCACGCGACACCATTTCTCGCACGTCTCACCCCTCGTCGATGAAGGTCCTCAGAATAATTGCTCGTCTTAATGTCGGAGGGCCGGCCCGTCATGTCGTTTGGCTGACCGAGGGACTGAATGAGCATGGCTATCGGTCAACGCTTGTCGCCGGCACGGTGCCGGACGGCGAAGAGGATATGAGCTACCTGGCGGCAGATCACGGACTAGAACCGATCTACATAAAAGAGATGAGCCGCGAACTATCTCTGCTCGACGTTGTGTCGCTTTGGAAGATATACAGGTTGGTTCAGAATCTGAACCCAGATATCGTTCATACGCATACAGCAAAGGCCGGAACGATCGGCCGGCTTGCCGCTTTCGCATACAGATGGCTTACACCTGGTACACTCATCGGTCGGCCGCGCCGATTGGTTATAGTGCACACATTCCACGGGCATGTCTTTCACAGCTACTACGGCAGGCTAAAGACAAACTTCTTTTTGACCGTCGAGAGGATTCTTGCCCGTACGGCTACCGATAAGATCGTCGTCATTACAGAGCAGCAGTTCGAAGAGATAAGCTCAAAGTTCAGGGTCGGAGATCCGAACCAGTTTCGGGTGATCAGGCTGGGAATCGACCTTGCACCATTTAAGGCTATTCGTGAACGCAATGACACGATACGCTCCTCGATCGGGGCCTCGGAGAACGATCTCGTCGTCGCGTTTGTCGGTCGCCTGACCGAGATCAAGGATCTTTCGCTTTTGTTGAAAGCGGTCGCCGGCTATCGAAAGGCAAACGACAAGGCCCTGCCGAATATCCGGCTGATCGTCTGCGGTGATGGCCATTTGCGGCGATCACTAGAGACCGAGGCTTTGCAGCTTGGTATCGCCGACGGTGTATCATTTGTCGGAAATCGCCGCGATACCGCAAGCATCTATGGAGCCTCAGATATCGTCGCCCTTTCGTCGCTTAACGAAGGTACTCCTTTGTCTCTGATCGAGGCGATGGCGGCCGGCCGGCCGGTGATATCAACCTCTGTGGGCGGAGTCGTCGATCTCTTAGGCACGAAAAACGAGAGTCTTGAAAGTTTTGACGTTTGTGAGCGAGGGATCGGTGTTGCCGCAGGTGCAGTTGACGGATTCATCAATGGCTTGATTTATCTTGCAAAAGATGAAAGATTACGGAAAAGCCTGGGCGAGGCTGGCCGTTCGTTCGTTGTCCAAAATTACTCGAAAGAACGTCTCATTAGTGATGTCGACAGGTTGTACCGAGAATTGACGGCCGAGGCAAGCGAATTGTAA
- a CDS encoding O-antigen ligase family protein, whose product MIEHKTPFNRAIFAYLLTIPVISTLAYGAVDSSAIGILAVLAFCIVALWIADSISLGRMEINLNALQLPLLALALLGAVQLLPFAAHGVGSELIGTDVVRTLSIDPYSTRIFIVRAVVFIVFFAAFLTFVRDRSRILATLVITITFGAFLAFFGILQRLADLEAIYGLRPTPQAVPFGPFVNQHHFASFMQMTAGLALALVIGRSIGRDKRIFAWAAILVMTLAIIFTGSRGGLIGFLTVIAFVITATFSTRNGRDRSDAVMTTRGRGPTMIIAGSAAIAGIMIVIGLAVFLGAGDNYFRGIGLDGSPPDPTSGRLHFWAVALKIFAANPVFGAGLESFGVAFTAFDTRNGVFRVEYAHNEYLQMLADGGVVGLAIVVSFVFLLFRSGLRSIANSSDGLTRAVSIGGMAGCFGILVHSFFDFPLRTTSNGFYFLILASLATLSSVAAKRGADFPASVRSR is encoded by the coding sequence TTGATTGAACATAAAACACCATTTAACCGGGCGATATTCGCCTATTTGTTGACGATCCCGGTAATATCGACGCTTGCATACGGTGCCGTAGACAGTTCAGCGATCGGCATACTTGCGGTTCTGGCGTTTTGCATTGTCGCATTATGGATAGCCGATTCGATCTCGTTGGGTCGGATGGAGATCAATCTGAATGCGCTCCAGCTGCCGCTTCTTGCTTTGGCCCTGCTCGGTGCTGTCCAGCTGCTGCCGTTCGCGGCTCACGGGGTCGGCTCCGAGCTGATCGGGACCGACGTAGTGAGGACGCTTTCGATCGATCCTTATTCGACCCGGATATTCATTGTCAGGGCGGTCGTATTTATCGTTTTCTTCGCCGCGTTTCTCACTTTCGTCCGGGACCGAAGCCGAATTCTGGCCACATTGGTCATTACGATCACATTCGGAGCGTTTTTGGCATTCTTCGGGATTCTTCAAAGGCTTGCCGACCTCGAAGCGATCTACGGATTGCGGCCAACGCCGCAGGCAGTCCCGTTCGGGCCGTTCGTCAATCAACATCATTTCGCATCGTTCATGCAAATGACCGCGGGGCTTGCTCTCGCCCTTGTTATCGGAAGGTCGATCGGCCGGGACAAGCGTATCTTCGCTTGGGCAGCGATATTGGTTATGACGCTCGCCATTATCTTTACCGGATCGAGGGGCGGCCTCATTGGCTTCTTGACCGTAATCGCTTTTGTGATAACGGCAACGTTTTCGACGAGGAATGGCCGAGACAGATCGGACGCCGTAATGACGACGCGCGGACGTGGGCCGACGATGATCATCGCTGGTTCAGCGGCGATCGCCGGGATCATGATCGTCATCGGCCTGGCGGTGTTTCTGGGAGCCGGCGACAACTATTTTCGAGGGATCGGACTCGATGGCTCTCCCCCCGACCCGACGAGCGGGCGGCTGCACTTTTGGGCCGTTGCCTTAAAGATCTTTGCTGCTAATCCGGTGTTCGGTGCCGGACTTGAATCCTTTGGTGTGGCGTTCACAGCATTTGATACGCGGAATGGGGTGTTTCGGGTCGAATATGCCCACAACGAATATTTGCAGATGCTGGCTGATGGCGGCGTGGTCGGCCTTGCGATCGTTGTATCGTTCGTCTTTCTTTTATTTAGGTCTGGACTGCGGTCGATCGCAAACTCAAGCGACGGTCTCACCCGCGCGGTCTCGATCGGCGGAATGGCAGGATGCTTTGGAATACTCGTCCACAGCTTTTTTGATTTTCCGCTGCGAACAACATCGAACGGATTCTATTTCCTGATACTGGCGTCGCTCGCAACGCTTTCATCGGTGGCTGCGAAACGCGGTGCGGACTTTCCGGCTAGCGTACGTTCACGGTGA